Proteins found in one Candidatus Binataceae bacterium genomic segment:
- a CDS encoding hemolysin family protein, which yields MKLAEAIIGITLCLAGQGFFSACEIAVISVDDFKLRAAAEAGDRSARRLSGLLQRRDRLLAAILTATNLATISAAALLTVYLHHNWPHHELISGFILAPLTLLLGETAPKMLALRHPLRLARVAAPVLRLWSLALTPLLYPVTALSHGLRRWVGIGGQDSGAYIGREDLVRLLQRRTAGGSRVQADLIQPDESLMIGRIFRFTRAEARRAMVPLSRVEAVPLNFTLASAAEVVRREGFSRLPVYADRPSNLIGVVHVFDLLEAPDLARPVREIMRPVSYFAQSTGLDEILLALQRTRENMAVVVDEYGDAAGIITVEDLLEEVVGEIEDEFDVREELVRPLGAQTLAVAARTPLSLLNERFGLRLPEGEGYASIGGLVLERLGHIPKAGEQLKVAEVTLKVLRADARAVHDLLLIADRPLRQAAPRHS from the coding sequence ATGAAGCTGGCCGAAGCCATCATCGGAATTACCCTATGCCTAGCCGGACAGGGCTTCTTTTCGGCGTGCGAGATCGCGGTGATTTCGGTCGACGATTTCAAGTTGCGCGCCGCCGCCGAAGCCGGCGACCGCAGTGCACGTCGGCTCAGCGGCCTGTTGCAGCGGCGCGACCGGCTGCTGGCCGCGATTTTGACCGCAACCAACTTGGCCACGATCAGCGCCGCCGCCCTACTAACTGTCTATCTGCACCACAACTGGCCTCATCACGAACTTATCAGCGGCTTTATCCTGGCCCCGCTGACTCTGCTGTTGGGCGAAACCGCACCCAAGATGTTGGCCTTACGCCATCCGCTGCGATTAGCGCGAGTGGCCGCGCCTGTGTTGCGCCTGTGGAGCCTAGCTTTGACTCCGCTACTCTACCCGGTGACTGCGCTCAGTCACGGCTTGCGCCGATGGGTCGGGATTGGTGGTCAGGATAGCGGCGCCTATATCGGGCGCGAGGACCTGGTTCGGCTGCTGCAGCGACGGACGGCGGGCGGCTCGCGGGTGCAAGCCGACCTGATCCAGCCCGACGAGAGCCTGATGATCGGCAGGATCTTTCGCTTCACGCGCGCCGAAGCGCGCCGGGCGATGGTACCGCTGTCGCGAGTGGAGGCGGTGCCGCTAAATTTTACGCTCGCCAGCGCCGCCGAGGTGGTACGGCGCGAGGGCTTCAGCCGTCTGCCTGTCTACGCCGACCGACCCAGCAACCTGATCGGCGTGGTCCATGTGTTCGATTTGCTGGAAGCGCCCGACTTGGCTCGCCCGGTGCGCGAGATCATGCGTCCGGTCAGCTATTTCGCCCAATCCACTGGGCTGGACGAAATTCTGCTGGCGCTGCAACGGACCCGCGAAAACATGGCGGTGGTGGTGGACGAGTACGGCGACGCCGCCGGAATCATCACGGTGGAAGATTTGCTCGAAGAGGTCGTGGGCGAGATTGAAGACGAATTCGACGTACGCGAGGAACTGGTTCGCCCGCTGGGAGCGCAGACTCTGGCGGTCGCCGCACGAACGCCCCTGAGTCTACTTAATGAACGGTTTGGCCTGCGTCTGCCCGAAGGCGAAGGCTATGCTAGCATTGGGGGTCTAGTGTTGGAGCGCTTAGGTCATATTCCCAAAGCCGGCGAGCAACTGAAAGTGGCTGAAGTTACCCTCAAGGTCTTGCGGGCCGACGCGCGTGCGGTCCACGATCTGCTGCTGATCGCTGACCGTCCGCTACGTCAGGCTGCCCCTAGACACAGCTGA
- a CDS encoding hemolysin family protein, which produces MWLLPTLIALLLALAAFVSASETAVFSLLRIERLRAQLRPRVGLAVERLLARPLETLVTLIGLTEVANVFAECLATSLLIGLLGHRGAYLAVPINLVAIVLISDVTPKTLALAFPAAVLDLTAQPLAMLTRLLHPITGRLKVSPPPGPPSVSETEFRALLRAGETQGQVEAAERELIDRVFDFGGRRAQEIMTPREHIFALPIDISPQRLASEVAHGHYSRVPIYHGDLDRIVGVLHAKDLVAWRLESTPPRLERLLRAPYYVPPSKALGPMLEEMRHDHVQLALVVNEYGRLLGLVSLEDLLEELFGEIRDEFDLDGPEITPLDEGRWSVAGSVELNRLAQAVGAIDLPAGEHEPTLSRLLLRRLGRVPRSGERFVLLGFEVTVDKVRGASLERVTLRRLVP; this is translated from the coding sequence ATGTGGTTGCTGCCCACATTGATAGCCTTGCTATTGGCTTTGGCCGCCTTTGTCTCCGCCTCGGAAACAGCGGTCTTTTCCCTGCTCAGAATTGAGCGGCTGAGAGCGCAGCTCAGGCCCCGGGTAGGACTGGCGGTAGAGCGATTGCTGGCCCGTCCCTTGGAGACCCTGGTCACGCTGATCGGCCTGACCGAAGTGGCCAATGTTTTCGCAGAATGCCTGGCTACTTCCCTGCTGATCGGGTTACTGGGCCATCGAGGAGCTTATCTAGCCGTCCCGATCAACTTGGTGGCGATTGTCCTGATCAGCGACGTCACCCCCAAGACTCTCGCATTGGCTTTTCCCGCCGCCGTCCTAGACCTGACCGCGCAGCCATTGGCAATGCTCACACGTTTGCTTCATCCGATCACGGGCCGACTTAAGGTTTCCCCGCCGCCGGGACCGCCATCGGTCTCCGAGACCGAGTTCCGCGCCTTGCTGCGCGCAGGCGAGACCCAGGGCCAGGTGGAAGCGGCCGAGCGTGAGCTAATTGATCGGGTGTTCGATTTCGGAGGCCGGCGCGCGCAGGAGATCATGACCCCACGCGAGCACATCTTTGCCTTGCCGATCGATATCTCACCTCAGCGCCTGGCCAGCGAAGTCGCCCACGGCCATTATTCGCGTGTGCCGATCTATCACGGCGACCTGGATCGAATCGTAGGCGTGCTGCATGCCAAGGATTTGGTTGCTTGGCGTCTGGAAAGCACACCGCCGCGACTGGAGCGATTGCTGCGGGCTCCCTATTACGTACCGCCGAGTAAAGCGTTGGGTCCGATGCTGGAGGAGATGCGCCATGACCACGTGCAGCTGGCACTGGTCGTCAATGAATATGGCAGGCTTTTGGGTTTGGTCAGCCTGGAAGACCTGCTGGAGGAGTTGTTCGGAGAAATCCGCGATGAGTTTGACCTCGACGGGCCCGAAATTACCCCTCTGGACGAAGGCCGATGGTCGGTGGCCGGATCGGTGGAGTTGAACCGCCTGGCCCAGGCTGTGGGTGCCATCGACCTTCCCGCAGGCGAGCACGAGCCCACCCTGTCGCGCCTGCTTCTGCGCCGCCTGGGACGAGTGCCGCGCTCCGGTGAGCGCTTTGTGCTGCTTGGTTTCGAAGTAACTGTGGATAAAGTGCGCGGCGCCAGTCTGGAGCGGGTAACGTTGCGCCGGTTGGTCCCATGA